A stretch of the Archangium violaceum genome encodes the following:
- the sctV gene encoding type III secretion system export apparatus subunit SctV, whose translation MNGLVKILSRARESSDVVLAVAMGAVLGALIIPLPPWLLDLGLAINLAAAVALLVAALHAKDALKVTSFPTLLLFTTLFRLALNVSSTRLALAEGHAGEVIQAFGEFVVRGDYVVGAVLFAILTLVQFLVVAKGAERVAEVSARFTLDAMPGKQMSIDADLRAGAIDQTQARRRRRDLERESQMFGAMDGAMKFVKGDVIAGLVIVAVNLLGGICIGILQNGMTLADAAATYALIAIGDGLVSQIPSLCIAVAAGLVVTRVASEKEDDSLGAEIGSQLFGEAKALWVVAALCVALAAMPGMPHLTFLGLGAAMGTLAHSLAQVKAAAMEEESAGDRADGKAEAGGAAQGEPGAPPESAVAPVGVAPLTVDLAPDLTPLAKEQGGAFVHQVLNRMRDEVFYELGVRVPGMRVRTDAAYLPAGTYRILIDEVPAGMGQVVPGALYALAQPEEMAFLEVKAEPVVDPSTGKPISRVSAEARARLEMAQVPLRSAGELIAEHLRSVIRARVAGFLGIQEVQGLLDGLEAQAPTLVKEALQKVPLPLLTEVLRKLVEEQVSIRNMRAILEALVAPTTEGDATALAERCRQALYRYLSHKFAPSGPLFAYLVDPDIEETLRSGGPRGPAPAPEQVAEILEGVKRIATGGQTVLLTAPDVRRTLRKLCEGSFPDVAVLTYGELDMNLQIRPLGRLSPVALGR comes from the coding sequence CTGGCGGCGGCGGTGGCGCTGCTGGTGGCGGCGCTCCATGCCAAGGACGCGTTGAAGGTGACGTCCTTCCCGACGCTGCTCCTGTTCACCACGCTCTTCCGGCTCGCGCTCAACGTGTCATCCACACGGCTGGCGCTCGCGGAGGGACACGCGGGAGAGGTCATCCAGGCCTTTGGCGAGTTCGTGGTGCGGGGCGACTACGTCGTCGGAGCGGTCCTCTTCGCCATCCTCACGCTGGTGCAGTTCCTCGTGGTGGCCAAGGGCGCCGAGCGCGTGGCCGAGGTCTCCGCTCGCTTCACCCTGGACGCGATGCCGGGCAAGCAGATGTCCATCGACGCGGACCTGCGAGCGGGGGCCATCGACCAGACGCAGGCGCGCCGCCGGAGGCGCGATCTGGAGCGCGAGTCCCAGATGTTCGGTGCCATGGATGGCGCGATGAAGTTCGTGAAGGGAGACGTCATCGCCGGTCTGGTCATCGTCGCGGTGAACCTCCTGGGCGGCATCTGCATCGGCATCCTGCAGAACGGGATGACACTGGCCGACGCGGCCGCCACCTACGCCCTCATCGCCATCGGTGACGGTCTGGTGTCGCAGATTCCGTCGCTGTGCATCGCGGTGGCGGCGGGTCTCGTGGTCACGCGCGTGGCCTCGGAGAAGGAGGATGATTCGCTCGGTGCGGAGATCGGCTCGCAACTCTTCGGCGAGGCCAAGGCGCTCTGGGTGGTGGCCGCGCTCTGCGTGGCCCTCGCCGCGATGCCGGGGATGCCTCACCTGACGTTCCTCGGGCTGGGGGCGGCGATGGGGACGCTCGCGCACTCCCTGGCTCAAGTGAAGGCCGCCGCGATGGAGGAGGAATCCGCCGGGGACCGGGCCGACGGCAAAGCCGAAGCCGGTGGGGCGGCGCAGGGGGAGCCGGGCGCGCCACCAGAAAGCGCGGTGGCGCCGGTGGGGGTCGCCCCGCTGACGGTGGACCTGGCGCCAGACCTCACCCCGCTGGCGAAGGAACAGGGTGGCGCGTTCGTGCACCAGGTCCTCAACCGGATGCGGGACGAGGTCTTCTATGAGCTCGGTGTGCGCGTGCCCGGCATGCGGGTGCGGACCGATGCCGCGTACCTGCCGGCGGGTACCTATCGCATCCTGATCGACGAGGTGCCCGCTGGGATGGGACAGGTCGTGCCTGGGGCGCTCTACGCGCTGGCGCAGCCGGAGGAGATGGCCTTCCTGGAGGTGAAGGCGGAGCCCGTGGTGGACCCGTCCACCGGCAAGCCCATCAGCCGCGTGTCGGCGGAGGCACGTGCGCGCCTGGAGATGGCGCAGGTCCCGCTCCGGAGCGCCGGGGAGCTCATCGCCGAGCACCTGCGGAGCGTCATCCGTGCCCGCGTGGCGGGGTTCCTGGGCATCCAGGAGGTGCAGGGACTGCTGGACGGGCTCGAGGCCCAGGCTCCCACGTTGGTGAAGGAAGCACTCCAGAAGGTCCCGTTGCCGCTGCTCACCGAGGTGTTGCGCAAGCTCGTGGAGGAGCAGGTGAGCATCCGGAACATGCGTGCCATCCTCGAGGCCCTGGTGGCCCCCACCACCGAGGGCGATGCCACGGCCCTGGCCGAGCGCTGCCGTCAGGCGCTCTACCGCTACCTCAGCCACAAATTCGCCCCGTCCGGACCGCTCTTCGCCTACCTGGTGGATCCGGACATCGAGGAGACGCTGCGCTCTGGTGGACCTCGCGGGCCAGCACCCGCGCCCGAGCAGGTGGCGGAAATCCTGGAAGGGGTGAAGCGCATCGCCACGGGAGGGCAGACCGTGCTGCTCACGGCCCCAGACGTCCGGCGGACCCTGCGCAAGCTGTGCGAGGGCTCCTTTCCGGACGTCGCGGTGCTCACCTACGGCGAACTGGACATGAACCTGCAGATCCGCCCGCTGGGGCGGCTCTCGCCCGTGGCCCTGGGGCGTTGA
- a CDS encoding HU family DNA-binding protein: MLKSDLINVLVAKKGMTQKQAEATVETIFESMRDALCRGENIEIRGLGAFHVKNYQGYQGRNPKTGQIIPVKPKRGLLFRTGKELRDRVNRPAPQTPQSDISFDPKSGSGSNY, translated from the coding sequence ATGCTCAAGTCCGATCTGATCAACGTCCTCGTCGCCAAGAAGGGGATGACGCAGAAACAGGCCGAGGCCACGGTCGAGACGATCTTCGAGTCCATGAGGGATGCGCTCTGCCGCGGGGAGAACATCGAGATCCGCGGGCTGGGTGCCTTCCACGTGAAGAACTACCAGGGCTACCAGGGGCGCAATCCGAAGACGGGGCAGATCATCCCCGTGAAGCCCAAGCGGGGCCTGCTCTTCCGCACGGGCAAGGAGCTGCGCGACCGGGTCAACCGGCCGGCACCCCAGACGCCGCAGTCCGACATCTCCTTCGACCCCAAGAGCGGCAGCGGCTCCAACTACTAG